Within the uncultured Cohaesibacter sp. genome, the region TTCCTCGACATGATCCGCATCTACATGCTGACCATTCTCGATATCTGCGAAGTGGCCTGAGATGGCGTTTCCCGCTGAAGAATATGCGTGGCGTCTGGGCAAGGCCCGGGCGCTTATGGCTGCCCATGGCGTGGAAATCATGCTGGCTGACTGTGCCGAGCTGATGACATGGCTGACGGGTTATGCGCCATCGGAAACCATGTATCGGGCTGTGCTGCTGCCAAGGGATGGTGAGCCGGTTTATGTCCTCCGAAAGCTTGATGAGGATCCCTGTCGTCGCAACAATCAAGTGGCACGCATCGAGACCTTTGAGGATCATGAAGAGCCGCAGGTAGCGATCGCCGGGGCCTTGCGACGCCTCGGGATGGAACAGGCCCGCATTGGCGTCGATTTCAATTCCTACAGCTTTACCGCTCATACCTATCGTCGCTTGATGGCGTTGTTGCCTCAGGCCATATTCGTTGACCTGCCAAACGCCTCCGATGCTCTTAGATGGGTCAAATCCGGGCGCGAGGTGAATCAGTTGGGGATGGCTGCTGCCATCGCCGACAAGGCCATGGGGGCCATAGCCCAGGACATTCGGGTCGGCATGTCACCGCGCGATGCGGCCGCCATTGCGGCCCGAACCTATTTGCTGGAAGGAGCCGATACCGGCGAGGTTGGCCCGATCGTGCGCTCCAGCGGTGGACACGAGTTCCTCCATGGCAGTCTTGGCAATGACCTCCTTGAAGCTGGCGACATTCTGCATGTGGAACTGATCCCCAAGGTCGCGCATTATTGCGCCCGCCTTATGCGCCCGATTGTCATCGGCGAGCCATCACCGGACATGGAGGAAGCCGCAAAGGTGCTGATTTCCCTTCAGGATCAGCAGATCAGCGCGATGAAGACCGGTGCCCTCGCTTCACAGGTCGACGCCATCCTGCGACAAGAATTGCTTAAGTCTGGCCTGCGTGATGCAATGCCCAATGTCACCGCCTACACGCTGGGGATCTACAATCGAACCCCGCGGAGCAGTGATTTCTCGCGCGTCTTCCTGCCAACGTCTGATTGGCGGCTGGAAACCGGCATGGTGTTCCATCTCTACGCGTCAGCGCAGGGGCTCGGATTTTCCGAAACCGTCGTTGTGACGGAGACTGGAGGCAAGCGCCTGACGCAATTCGAGCGCAGACTTCTATGCAGTCGCGCCTGAATGCAATGAACGCAGCTTTGACTTAAGCTCTGAGCCAAGGCTCGGATCAACAAGCGAAATTGTGCAAGAAGCGTATCCGCGATGCCTATAGAGAGCAAAAAGTCAGTCCCGGTCGGGGAAGAGTCCCGGCATCCATCTGCCAGCAAGCTTTGCAGGGAACCCAAGCTGCAAAGCTGTCCGCGGGCTCTCACTTTTTATCGCGCCAGAGTCTATCAGGCTGGATGTTACCCGACGGGCTGCCCGTTCGCTTAGACCGATTACATCCTGAACCTCGGAACGATTGACTTCTCCCTGATACAACAAGGCACGGAGCAAAAGATCGGACTTGGCGGGTAATTCTTTAAGCTGCATCTCTTCTCTTGCCCAAAGCAGAATGCGCTCACGCAACCGCTCAGGCCTCATCAAGCCTTCCATAAATGAGACCTGATCAATACAGGCATTCAAAAAGAAGGCTGTAAAGTCAGCTAAGGATTGTTCACTCAAAGACCCGCGCCCATCGCGATCCCCTTGCCTTGGATAATCGCAAGCGGCCAAGTGGCGCTTATAATCAGCCTCGTTGCGCGCCAAACCACGCGCGATGGACCATAGGCCACGCGTATCCAGTGTATCGCGCAACATGGCGTAGGACATCAAACGAGCAACGCGTCCATTCCCATCAAGGAAGGGATGCACCCAGAGAAACCGATGGTGCGCGCAGGCCGCCGCCAATATGGGCTCGATGCGCCCTTTGCTGCTGTAGGCTTCACTCATGCGGTTCAAAAAACGTGAAATAGCACCGGGGCTGATTGCAACGTGCCTGCCCACAGCAACATCAGTTTCCCGGAATTTTCCCGGCTCCAGCTGAGTGACTGCCGTGCCATCATCATTTTTGACGCTCAACAATTCGGGAGGAAGGTTCTCGCAGAAGCGCCGATGCATTGCCAAAATCATATCGGGCGATGTGGGAGCGTCGCTCATGCCGCCATCATCAATCCATTTCTGAACCGCAATATGCGCCTTGGCTTCAATCTGCAGATCTCTCTTTTCCGGGTCGGTGCTGTAGTCACCGGCAAGAGCGCGCTCAATGTCGACAGGGTGCGTGTTGTGTCCTTCGATCAAATTGCTGTAATAGCAGTTCATCGAACGGATAAGGTCGGACAAAGACGTCGCGATGGAGGCTGGTAGAGAACTTCGGAACGAAGCGGACTTCTCGGCGAGCTCCAAAGCCAGATCGTTAAGCTCAGCGCGTCGAGACGCCCCTTCGCTAACCATCAAGGGTTCAAATAACCCAATTGTCTCGCCATCATCCCGGATCGCCATTTTGTCCTCAATTTTGGCCGTTTTATTGGCCGGTATCTTTTCTTTAAAATTGATTTTATCTCAATTACTTAAATTATTCTATAACAATTTTTGTCCATGAATTTGGCCGCTTTGTTGGCCGAATTATGAAACCCGGCCAGACTATCGTAAATCATTGGAAAATAGAGCCAAAGGCATTCTTGTTGGCGTTGTTACAGAGATTGACAGGGGGCACCAAGAGGCCACTCTTCCCCTCAATCAAAGCGAGCTTCCTCGTGCCGTCACGAGAGCTCTGAGACAGCGCCCTGTATCCACGCAAGATGGAATAATCGTGTGAAGACTAAATGCGATTGCGCCGCGCCCGCAGCTAGGCTTTGATCAAGGCCTGGGCGAGAGCTTGATCAACGCAAAGATGCGTTACATAGCCACCGCGAATGGCAGCCAGCACAGCATTCTTGCGCCTGATGCTCCCGGCGATAAGCAATTTTTTGGGTACGCGATGCAATGCGTCAAAATCTATCGCAATGAGCCGTTTATCGGGCGCCACGCGAACGGGCTCGCCTTCGGCATTGATATAGCGGCAACAGATCACTCCTACCGCACCGGCATCCCTTGCCGCTTCCAGCTCTTCAGGTGTCGTCATGTGCGCCCGAATCATATGGGTCTGGTCTTGCACATGACCGATGGAAGCAACATACATGTCCAGATTGTTGAGCTTTTCCAGTTGCTGCTTGATTGTTGGTTCATTCCGCAACAATTCTGCGATTTCGTCATTGGACCCGACAGCAGGCGCATGCAATGTCGAACATTGTGCTGACAGCATATTGGCTATCTGGATCGCACAGCGTTCGGAGGCCGGAACAGTGTCTGATCTCATGGAGCCGATCATCTGCCGCACAATGACATCTCTCTTGTGGACCTTCGGCATTTGCTCGGATACCGTGAAAACGGTTTCGCCCCATGCAACCCCGAGTGTTTCTCCCGGCGCGATAATTTCAGCCAATGCAATGGCGCCAACGCGGCCCAACTGGCGCAGCATTTCATTTCTTGTAACTTTAGATCCGTCGACACCACTGGTTGAGATGTAAACATCTGTTAGGCCATATTTCTCGCCCAAGTCCTGAGACAGAGACGATCCTGCGAGATATTTACCATCAACCAGAATGTCGACCACACGATTTTCGCGCGCCTCACGCAGCATATTGACGACGGTGGCGCGTGAAACATTCATACGTTTCGCAATGTCGTTTTGGGTCAAACCCTCCCCATAATAGAGGAGGGCCACATTTGCGAGCGTTGATTCTTTGTTAAAATATCGTGAGGTTTGGTCTTTGTTCATGAGCTAGCTATTAACAGACTTCTGCCCTGCTTGGCCATAGTTCTTTCTGAACCATTCAAAGCAACGAACAATTTCTTCTTGTGGTAATTCCTCAACCTCACCGCGCAACATCGCCAGATGCGTGGTCATGGCCGCTTCCTCGAGATACATGGCCACGGACGTGGCTTCCGTCGCGGACTTGCCCATCGTGAAAACGCCATGGGCCTTGACCAGAGCCGCATAGCCGCCTTGGGCCGCCTCAAGAATGGCCTCGCCTGTATCCACTTCACCCGCAGTTGCGTAGCGTGAGCAGGGCACATCGCGGCCAATCATGTGGGTAATGGGAGTGAGTACCGCAGGGATACGCTCTCCACGCGCAGCAAAGCTGGTCGCATAGGGCGAATGGGTGTGCGTAATGCCGCCGATATCATCCCTGTTGCGATAGAGATAAAGATGAATGCCAGCATCAACCGATGGTTTCATTTCACCCTCGATGACGTTACCGTCGATGTCGATGACCACCATCGTGTCGGGTGTCAATTTCGCAAACTTCACGCCCGATGGCTTGATAACAATAAGCCCTGTCTCTTTGTCGCGGCCGGATACATTGCCCCCCGACCCGACGACAAGATTGTTGCGCGGTAATTCGTGGTTCTGATCGCAGACTTCTTCTTTAAGTGCTTCAAGCATCACTGGCCTCCTTTGGAATGCCGTGCGGGTAAACGAGAATTTTGAGGGATTTTTCGGCGTCGACCAACATGCGGAAAGCCTCGGCAGAATCCGCGATGTCAAACCGGTGGGAAATGGCTTCGTCAGCCATGATCCGCCCCGCTTCGAGCAATCGGATGTAACTGTAGGTGTCCGTATGGTCGGAGGAATAGCGCGAGGTGATGGTCACCTGATTGAAATAGGCCTTGTTGCCATCCTGCACCCAATCGGTGTCCGGAGCGAGCGGTGCGCCCAAATGCAGGCATCCGCCTTCTTCCACCAGACTGCCCGCAAGCTCCCATGCCGGCGGGAAAGGCGCGATCACAATAACCGTATCTGCAAGGCGTCCATTGTTGAGGGCTCTAAGGGCTGCAACCGGATCACTCTCTGTTTTTGGGTTGATTGTGTGCGTTGCCCCAAAGCGTTTGGCTTGTTCAAGGCGCCAGTCAGAGAAGTCCAGCGCAATCACCTTGCCCGCACCAAATAGCGGGGCCATATGCACAAAGCCCTGTCCCATGAAGCCGGCTCCAACGACTGCCACTGTGTCGCCGGGCTGAATGTTGCACACTTTAAGGCCTGACATCACACAGGACCACGGCTCGATTGTCACCGCCGCCTCGGTCGAGATGCTGTCCGGCAGTTTGTGGGCATCCATCATTAGATGCTGAGCGGTAACGCGGTAATATTCGCAGACGCCGCCCGGATCGAGTTTGGTGGTTGAATAGAAAGGATCGCGCGTGAAATGGCCGCGCCGTGACCAATGGCTGTTCACACGCCCCACATGGTGATTGATGAACAGACGATCCCCGATCGCGAAGTCTGTCACATTGGCTCCCACTTCCACCACTTCGCCAATTGGCTCATGTCCGAGCACCTTGGGCTTGGATTTCTTGTACCAGGACATAGCCTCGCCGCCACACAATCCGCAGACCAGTGTCTTGAGAAGAACCTCATCGGGTCCGATTTCCGGGATTGGCCGCTCTTCAAGGCGAATGTCGTCAATCGCATAATAGACAGCGGCTTTCATCATGTTGCTCATAGTTCGTCTTTCATCTGTTTTAGCTGCTTTGACAGAAGTCGGGCATTTTCTGAGAGAAGCTTGTAGCGTTTGAAAATCTTGCAATAGGCTGCGTGTGCCTCGGCGTTCGGTTCATAGCGCTGGACTTTCTCTTCGCGCTTGACCAAAGACATGACGTCGCCCAGTCCTGCTGCAGCCGCTCCGATGCAGGCAGCCCCCCAGAGCCCCTGATCGGAGGCTTCAGAGACAATAATAGGCACGCCAATCACATCGCTGATGATCTGGCACCAAACGGGGTTTTTCGACCCTCCGCCAGTCAGTTGAACAGGTTCGCTCGGCAGGCCCCCTTCCATCTCAAAACAGTGACGCAGGCTCATTGCGCCTCCCTCCAAAACGGCTCGCCCCATGTCAGCTTTTGTGCTTCTTGAGGTTAAGCCTTGAAAGGAGGCGGTCACGTTAGGAGAGACGAAAGGGGCACGCTCACCATTCAAATAGGGCAGGAACGTTACGCCATTTGCGCCTACGGGGACTTTGGTTACAAGTTCGTTGAGTTTGGCCGCCACTTCGCCGGGCGTATCGCCACCAAGGCTCAGTGGATGCAGCTCCGTAAACCAGTTAAACGCCGACGCTCCGGTTGTGGGCGCCAAAATTCTGATGATCACATCCGATGTGGCATGCAGCGCGCTGGCACCCACGGGCTGGTCGTGTGTTTCAATATGGTCTGTTAAAATGTTGACAACGGCGGTCGTACCCATGATCATCATGGTCTGGCCGGGTTGGTCCATCCCCATCCCGACAATCATCGCAGTAAGATCCAATGTCGGCGTGGAAACCGGCAAACCTTCCGGCAGACCTGTTAAGCGGGCGGTCTCGGCGGTCAAGGTACCCAACGGAGTTGTTGCCCGTTGCGGCTCAAGCAAATGCTGCTGGATGTCGGAGCAGTCAAGGGCGTCTGCAACGTCGGAACTGTAAGTGCGTGTAGAGAAATCAATGAACGGTATGGAAGCGTTCGAGAAATCGGTTCCTGCCTGACCGGTCAAGTTCAAACCGATCCAGTCGCCGCAGGTGAAAATCGTTGCGATTTTGCTGACGATTTCCGGTTTATTTTGCTTCAACCAGCGCCATAGCGCACCAGAAGTGCCAGGCCATAAGGACGTGTGGCAGGCCCGACCAACAGCGGCGGCTTTTCCAGATGTCGCGAGTTGTTCGACATCTGCTGATGCGCGCGTGTCGTTCCAGAGCATGGCAGGACCCACGGGCTTGCCTGCCTCATCAACGGCCCAAAGCCCATCGCCCTGAGCGCTGATACCCAGCGAGACAGGAACAAAGTCATTGATTTTGCTCGCAATGGATTTCAATGCGTCCAAAACCACGGAAAGGACCGCATTCATGTCCTGCTCAGATTTGCCTTCGCGTCCTGTTACATCCGGTGCAGATTTCTCCACCATTGCCACTATCTGACCGGTCGAATCATACGCAGCGGCCTTGATCGAGGTTGTCCCAATATCAAGGCCAAGTCTCACAGCTGTCATATAAGTACCTCCCGGACAGCAAATTATCGAGTTCTTAGATAATACAAATGACAAATAATCGATCATATGTAAAGAAATAAGACAAAAAAATATTGACATGTGTAAAAAATTTTTACATGTGTATAGAGCAATGTAGTTCACTTTTAAGGCAGGGTCTAGCATCTGGGAGGTTGGAGGATGCTGCCTGAATTAGAATCCGAAGGGGAGGATAGAATGAAACTCAAGCTAATCACTTTGGTATCTGCGGCAGCGATGCTGTTTGCAGGTTCCGCAAATGCTGAAGATTTGAGTCTTGCAGGAAAGCGCATCGGCATTGCCGTTGTCGGCACACAGCATTTCTGGGATCGTGAAGCGTTCAATGGTGCCGTTTCCACCGTCGAGAAACTCGGTGGTGAAGCTGTCCCGGTCGATGGTGGCCGCGACAACCAGGTGCATGCCGACAATCACGACATTTTGCTTACCAACAAAGTGGATGCTGTCATCTCCATTCTGGGTGATGCGGCTGTAGAACCCAAATTCAAGGCACTTACAGAAGCTGGTATTCCGGTCTTTACCGTTGATCACCCATCGCAATATTCCGTGAACAACACCACATCCGACAACTACTATATGGGAACAACCATTGGACGCTTCATGGCCGATGCCATTGGTGGCAAGGGCAAGGTTGCTGTTTTCAATGCGTTCGAGAAATCTCTGCGCATTTGCGGCATCCGCGTAGGGCTGTGGAAGTATGTTCTTCAGGATTATCCGGAAATCGAAATCATTCAGCCAGAGCTTGCTGAAGCCTATGCAAATGCGCCTGAAGATGCGCGTAAGAAAACCCTTGATTTGCTGAGCCAATATCCAGAAGGCACACTTGATGTCATCCATGTTGGCTGCTGGGACCAACCCGCCATTGGTGTGGTTCAGGCACTTGAAGAAACCGGCCGGACCGATGTTCTGGTAACAGCGTTGGATGGTGGCCCGGATACTCTGGAAATCATGGCGGAAGACGGCAGCCCATTCGTTGCCAACGTTGCGCAGCAGCCAAACAAGATTGGTGCAACCGCTGCGAAAAATGTTGCTCGTTACTTTGCTGGCGAAACCCTGCTTCCTCAGACATATGTCGACGTTGTTCCTATCAACGGACAGGACGGGGCCAAGAAAGCTTACGAAGAACTGGGCTACGGCACACTCGACTAAGCGTCATTCCTTCTTGATATAAAATATCGGCGGCTGGTTGCTATCGGCTGCCGATGACCAGAATATCCATATGGGAGGATTAGGTCGTGTCTGATTTCGCTCTTGAGATGCGAAACATCACCAAAGAATTTCCCGGTGTTCGCGCGCTTGATCAAGCGAGCTTGTCCATCAAGCCCGGTGAAATTCACGGTCTCGTCGGAGAAAATGGCGCCGGCAAATCTACAATCATCAAGGTGCTTGCCGGTGTCTATAAGCCCGAAGCGGGACACGTGGATGTTTTTGGCAAAGCCCTGCCACAGGGGTTTGACCCAACAGCTGTCCATGATGCGGGGGTGCGGTTCATCCATCAGGAACTGCATTTGGTGCCATATTTTACAGTTGCCGAATCCGTGTTCATGGCGCAGGAGAAATCCGATTGGAAAGGGCTTAAGTCCTCAGATATGCGCAAGAAGACCGAAGAGTTTCTTCGCGAGAAACTTGCGGTTTCAATATCCGGCAAGCGTCTGGTTCGGGATCTGAGCACTGCTGAGCGCAAGCTCGTCCAGATTGCCCGCGCACTCATTGATGATGAGGCCAAGATCGTGGTCTTTGATGAACCGACGGCACCACTCGCAAGTGGCGAAGTCGAGACATTGATGAATGCGATCGCCCAGCTGAAAGAATCGGGTATATCGATTCTTTATGTCTCCCATTATCTCGATGAGATTACCGATATTTGCGATCGTGTGACTGTCTTTCGCCAAGGCAAGAATGTTGCTGTCTTTGACGAAATTTCCAAGTCGAGCGGTCAAGAGCTGGTCTCTGCCATGGTTGGCCGTGATTTGGGCTCGCTTTATCCGGAAAGCAACAGAATTCCGGGAAGTCCCGTGCTGGAATTGAAAGAATTCGGCGATGGTGACAACTTCCGAAACGTCAATCTGTGTGCACACCGGGGGCAGATTCTGGGAATTGCAGGTCTGATCGGCTCTGGCCGTCAAGAACTGATCGATTGCATTTATGGCCTGAGAAGCGCCAATGAAGGCAAGATGTTCCTCAATGGCTCCCAGATTTCAATTCGCAACGCAGCGCAAGCTGTGAAAAATGGTGTTGTCTTGGTTCCAAGGGACAGAAGGCAGGACGGTCTGGTTTTGCCTATGACAGTCACCGAAAATGTGACATTGGCAACCTTGGACCAGGTTTCCTCTTTTGGTCTTGAAAACCGGACTTCGTCCAAGGCCTCTGCCCATAAGCAGATCAAGGATCTGGACATCCGGACACCATCCGCTGAGACCGTGACGCGTTTGCTCAGCGGCGGCAACCAGCAGAAGGTCGTTCTGGGCCGTTGGTTGGCCAAGGACGCAAAAGTATTCATTCTCGATGAACCAACTGTCGGTGTCGATGTTGGGGCACGCGTCGAGATTTACCAATTGATCGAGCAATTGGCAGCCAATGGAACAACAGTCATTGTGTCGTCTTCCGATCCGGCAGAACTGATCGGTATCTGTGATCGGATCGCTGTCTTGATGCGTGGTGAAATAACCCACGAGGTTGAAACCGATAATTTGACGGTTGATCGGCTGGTTGCAATTACGACAGGTGCAGAAAAGAGGGAGGATCTCGCAAATGCAAGCTAATGCGATCAGAGGAAATATCCTCGGCGAGGTCATCGGTGCAGCGCCCGTAATGATCTTTGCGGTGCTTCTGATTTACATCGGAATGAATGCGCCAAACTTCTTGACGCTGATCAACCTCAAGCTGATTCTGATGCAGAGTCTGCCAATCGTGCTGGTTTGTGTCGGCCTTTCGGCCGTTGTCATGGCGGGCGGCGATGATGCGGTCTCTGGCGGTATTGATCTTTCCATTCCTGCAACATGTGTTTTGTGTGCAGGGATCATAGCGAGCACGATTACGACTGGTACACCGCTTATTCTGGCGGCACTCTATGCATTGGTCGCAGCCCTGATCGTTGGATCAATCAATGCGTTTCTTGTCACCCGCGTTGGCATGACCCCTCTGTTGACATCGCTGTCCATGTTTGTGGCCGTTGTCGGGGTTAACAAGGTTGTCACCCAAAGTCGCCGCATTAACGTCAACAACGAAACCATCCTCTCCTTGCGCGATGGATCTCTCCTTGGCGTGCCACTGGGCATTTGGGTTGTCGGTCTGGTTGTTCTGGTTGGCTATCAGTTGATGCACCGAACCAAGTGGGGGCTCAACATGCAGGCGGTTGGTGGAAGTCGGGATGCGGCAGAAATTTCTGGCCTCAACACCAATCGCCTGTTTGCCCAGTCCTTCGTTATTGCAGCGGTCCTTGGGTTCATAACCAGCTTCTTTGTGATCGCCAGAGGCTCGGGCATTTCACCCGGCGTGCAAGACAATCTGATGCTGGAAATGGTGCTTGCCACATTCCTGGGCGCCGCTTTCTCTCCGCGCAGGGTCGTGACGATGTGGGGCGCTGTTCTGGGGGCTGTTCTCGTCGCAGCCATTTCGATCGGCTTCAAGTCGATGGGCGTGAATGTCTTCTGGACCGGCCTCATCAAAGGGTCAATGATCGTTGTTGTCGTTGCAATGGGAGCCATTTCCCAGAGGGTACAACGATGAGTATTTCTTCCATTCCAGGCAAGGGGAATAAAGTGAACTTTCCGAGTCTAAAAAGCACCTTTGTAAGATATGGCTTTGTTGTCGTCTTCGTGTGTTTCTTCCTGTTCTTTGCCGCATGGAACCCGGTGTTTGTGCAGGCACAGAACCTGACCAATATCTTTGAAGCATCATCGATCTTGTTGATCCTGGCGCTGGGGATGACTTTGGTTGTTGCAACCGGCGGCATTGATCTTTCGGTCGGGATTGCCCTCGACTTCGGAGCAGCATTCTCGGTGGTCGCCATGAAATCCTACGGGATGGACTGGTGGAGTGCTTCGATGATCGGCATTGCTGGCGGAAGCCTCGTGGGCATGTTGAACGCCGCGCTTGTTGTTGGATTGAAGATCAGTCCATTTTTGGCAACTCTGAGCACATTCTTTATCGGCTCGTCCGTTCAGCGCATTTTCACCAATGGTGGCGGCCCCATCTCTTACCGAAGGATGCCGATTGAATATCGCAATCTGGCGCAAGGCGAGATCTATGGGATTCCGACGGAAATTGTCATTGCAGCCGTGGTGGCGATTATCTACTTCATCATTCTTGAACGGTCCATTTGGGGTCGACAGATCCATGCGATGGGCATGCAGAGATCAGCTTCCATCGTTGCCGGTCTACGCGTGAACAAGCTTCTGATCATTTGCTTTATCGCTGCGTCAGCCACATGCGCCATTGCGGGTTTGCTCGCTGCGTCCAATCTTAGAATGTTCACGCCACTGGCAGGCTTTGCCTATCTTCTCGATGCGATTGCTGCAGTCTTTATCGGAGCTGCCCTTCATCCACGCGGCAGGCCCAATATACCGGGCACTGTGGCTGGGGTGCTTTTCCTGGGAATGGTTGCCAATGGCCTGAATTTGATGGGGTTGAACTTCAACACCAAGGACGCCCTCTCTGGGATCATCCTTGTCTCGGCTCTTGCACTGGCCGTTGCACAAAGAAAGATGCGCTGACTATCAAGAGATGGGGCGGCCTCTTGCACCGCCTCGTTTGACCTACACCGCTTTTCTCCCAAAACTAAACCCCCGGACATTGTCCGAGGGTTTTTTTTAAGGTTGATACCATTATCGCAATGGAGGATGCCGGTTCAGGCCGAGAGGATTGGCGGTTTGTCTATCGTTAAGGCAGGCAGCGCGCCCTGCCACTTCTCAACGCGCACCAATGCGGTATGAGCGATGTTCCCTTGGGAGAGACTGGAGCATCCCTTGTCCTTGGTCAGAACATTCGGATTGCCGTGCACCTCTATCGCACTGCCATTCACGATTTGAGGGTCGAACCAGGCCCCCGTGGCAAGC harbors:
- a CDS encoding ABC transporter permease; the protein is MNFPSLKSTFVRYGFVVVFVCFFLFFAAWNPVFVQAQNLTNIFEASSILLILALGMTLVVATGGIDLSVGIALDFGAAFSVVAMKSYGMDWWSASMIGIAGGSLVGMLNAALVVGLKISPFLATLSTFFIGSSVQRIFTNGGGPISYRRMPIEYRNLAQGEIYGIPTEIVIAAVVAIIYFIILERSIWGRQIHAMGMQRSASIVAGLRVNKLLIICFIAASATCAIAGLLAASNLRMFTPLAGFAYLLDAIAAVFIGAALHPRGRPNIPGTVAGVLFLGMVANGLNLMGLNFNTKDALSGIILVSALALAVAQRKMR